The proteins below are encoded in one region of Hordeum vulgare subsp. vulgare chromosome 3H, MorexV3_pseudomolecules_assembly, whole genome shotgun sequence:
- the LOC123440207 gene encoding transcription repressor OFP1-like, translating into MDGSSSGAGRKKLKHRLAAILSVFSRRSGGRKRRDDESAAQPALALPSYGRLGRKAATGEHHDRRLSVSARRTVPLIRITIDCAGRRSVDAADPSLLLADDVKAERAALKGAGLPFGASEWEGRKCPPSSPFPAAAPLPPLPRWKERPSGKRSPRRLSTHSSRRLLSSSSDDDEYDEDSRNLFSSRSFSSDSSDFYNCPRNNGTKARASVSGPCRAPAAAPRRGASQSCRYSFEMPRGSTASAATDGGFAVVKRSADPYEDFRKSMEEMIAEWPQGGGGGEGEGEHSAESLLETYLVLNSPRHYPVILAAFADVRETLCP; encoded by the coding sequence ATGGACGGCTCCAGCTCCGGCGCCGGCCGCAAGAAGCTCAAGCACCGGCTGGCGGCCATCCTGTCGGTCTTCTCCAGGCGCTCGGGCGGCAGGAAGCGCCGAGACGACGAGAGCGCCGCGCAGCCGGCCCTCGCATTGCCATCCTACGGCCGCCTCGGCAGGAAGGCCGCAACGGGCGAGCACCACGACCGCCGCCTCTCCGTCTCGGCGCGGCGCACCGTCCCGCTGATCCGCATCACCATCGACTGCGCCGGCCGCCGCTCCGTCGACGCGGCCGACCCGTCGCTCCTCCTCGCCGACGACGTCAAGGCGGAGAGGGCGGCGCTCAAGGGGGCCGGGCTGCCGTTCGGGGCGAGCGAGTGGGAGGGCCGCAAGTGCCCGCCCTCCTCGCCGTTCCCGGCGGCGGCGCCCCTGCCGCCGCTGCCGAGGTGGAAGGAGCGGCCCAGCGGCAAGCGCAGTCCACGGAGGCTGTCGACGCACTCGTCGCGCAGGCTGCTCAGCAgctcctccgacgacgacgagtacGACGAGGACTCGCGGAACCTCTTCTCGTCCAGGAGCTTCTCCTCCGACTCGTCCGACTTCTACAACTGCCCGCGCAACAACGGCACCAAGGCGCGCGCCTCCGTGTCCGGGCCCTGCCGcgcgccggccgccgccccgcgccgcggCGCGTCGCAGAGCTGCCGGTACAGCTTCGAGATGCCGCGGGGCTCCACGGCGTCCGCCGCCACGGACGGGGGCTTCGCGGTGGTGAAGCGCTCCGCCGACCCGTACGAGGACTTCCGCAAGTCCATGGAGGAGATGATCGCCGAGTGGCcacaaggcggcggcggcggcgaaggcGAAGGCGAACACAGTGCGGAGAGCCTGCTGGAGACGTACCTCGTGCTCAACTCGCCGCGGCATTACCCGGTGATCCTCGCGGCCTTCGCCGACGTGCGGGAGACGCTCTGCCCCTGA